Proteins from a single region of Bacteroidota bacterium:
- a CDS encoding deoxynucleoside kinase, which translates to MHYKIITIEGNIGSGKTSLAKKLAQQYNTHLVLETFADNPFLQKFFEKQQDYALGMEMFFMAERYEQFNNEIEIHLQEDRPIIIDYLFTKSLIFANANLDTTEFNLFKKIFDILNPKLPSPDLIIYLHSEPKRLIENIKFRGREFEQTVQLEYLKKIEDAYFEGFNNLKGAVKLIVDVTHADFVENANQYNRISALVENFYPIGLHHILID; encoded by the coding sequence ATGCATTATAAGATAATTACTATCGAAGGAAATATCGGATCCGGCAAAACATCTTTAGCAAAAAAACTTGCGCAACAATACAACACACATTTAGTATTAGAAACTTTTGCGGATAATCCCTTTCTCCAAAAATTTTTTGAGAAACAACAAGACTATGCATTAGGAATGGAAATGTTTTTTATGGCAGAACGCTATGAACAATTTAATAACGAAATAGAAATTCATCTGCAGGAAGACAGGCCAATCATAATAGATTATCTGTTTACCAAATCATTAATATTTGCAAATGCAAACCTAGATACCACAGAGTTTAATTTGTTTAAAAAGATATTTGATATTTTGAATCCAAAATTACCATCACCTGATTTAATTATCTATTTACATTCAGAACCGAAGCGACTGATTGAGAATATAAAATTTCGTGGAAGAGAATTTGAGCAAACTGTGCAATTAGAATATCTAAAAAAAATTGAAGATGCTTACTTCGAGGGCTTTAATAATTTGAAAGGAGCTGTAAAATTAATTGTAGATGTTACCCATGCAGATTTTGTAGAAAATGCAAATCAATATAATCGCATTAGTGCCTTGGTAGAAAATTTCTATCCTATTGGGTTACATCATATTTTGATAGACTAA
- the folK gene encoding 2-amino-4-hydroxy-6-hydroxymethyldihydropteridine diphosphokinase: protein MNMEHNVWLLLGTNLGNKAQNLMAATGAIRTFLGTVINQSHIYETEPWGRSHQPLFYNQVLQIQTPSTALETLHHIKQIEFLLGRDGKEKWAPRTLDIDILFFDALNVESPLLTIPHKHLHERRFTLEPLFELAPELVHPVFNKTIAELRADCIDPLAVSKLDSVYKF from the coding sequence ATGAATATGGAGCATAATGTATGGTTGCTATTAGGCACAAATTTAGGAAACAAGGCTCAGAACCTGATGGCAGCAACAGGTGCAATACGCACCTTCTTGGGCACAGTGATTAATCAATCACATATTTATGAAACGGAACCTTGGGGCCGCTCACATCAACCCTTATTTTATAATCAGGTATTGCAAATTCAAACACCAAGTACAGCGCTTGAAACTCTGCATCATATAAAACAAATAGAATTTTTATTAGGGCGGGACGGGAAAGAGAAATGGGCGCCACGTACTTTGGATATTGATATTTTATTCTTTGATGCACTGAATGTGGAATCTCCTCTGCTCACTATTCCACATAAGCATTTGCATGAACGCAGATTTACTTTGGAGCCACTATTTGAACTTGCTCCTGAATTAGTGCATCCGGTTTTCAATAAAACAATTGCTGAACTCAGAGCAGATTGCATTGACCCTCTTGCAGTATCAAAATTGGATTCTGTATATAAATTTTAA
- a CDS encoding S9 family peptidase, whose translation MIRILFYLLMSVCSTYSIAQTQITLEDIFQNNTYTPKSIYELRSMQDGLHYTVNEGGRVIGKYAYSSGNREGEIFNVNSFDLINRFYSYQLNNNESLLLLAAESYSRYRRATLDNNFIYTLKSGTIQQLSETGLQMYAHFSPVENKVAYVIDNDIYFKDLDSDKEIRITSDGLKNHIINGGSDWVYEEEFKLVRAFEWSPDGKKIAYYRFDESDVTEYTLQKFEGKLYPENIVYKYPKVGEVNSRVEIYIYDLETNTTVKVKTGSPEYIPRIKWIDADYLSVIILNRLQNQMYLLKVNALTGGSEMLLFEEAAKYIFINDDLTFLSEEKGFIWRSEKDGYSHLYHFDMKGNLITQITKGEWEVMELLGYDEKLQTLYYISTEKSPLYKNVYSIGLNGKNNKLISTANGNNTIKFSKGFNYYISYYSNFATPVKITLHDKSGKQIRVLEDNATLKNLMTSAEINAPEFFSFATSENIALNGWMIKPHDFDSTKKYPVFMFVYGGPGYQHAADEWFVRSGGNYAWFQMLAQQGYIIAGVDGRGSGGRGRDFRQITYQNLGKYETIDQIEAAKWLGTQSYVDAKRIGIFGSSYGGYLSLLCLEKGRDIFKTAIAVAPVTNWKYYDDVYTERYMGTLESNPGGYDANSPIFYTDLIQGNLLLIHGAADDNVHWQNTAELISALVASNKQFDLMIYPDKNHSLSGGNTKYHEYKLITDFILENL comes from the coding sequence ATGATACGGATATTATTTTATCTATTAATGAGTGTATGCAGTACCTATAGTATTGCACAAACGCAAATAACATTAGAAGATATTTTTCAAAACAATACCTATACTCCCAAATCTATTTATGAATTGCGCAGCATGCAAGATGGCCTGCATTATACAGTGAATGAAGGTGGTAGAGTGATTGGTAAATATGCATATAGCAGTGGCAATCGTGAAGGTGAAATTTTCAATGTAAATTCTTTTGATTTAATAAATCGCTTCTATAGTTATCAGCTTAATAATAATGAGTCACTGTTGTTATTAGCTGCAGAATCATATTCCAGATATCGTCGTGCAACATTGGATAATAATTTTATTTATACACTAAAGTCAGGCACTATTCAGCAATTAAGTGAAACAGGATTGCAGATGTATGCTCACTTTTCACCCGTTGAAAATAAGGTGGCTTATGTAATTGACAATGATATTTATTTTAAGGATTTAGATAGTGATAAAGAAATCAGAATCACTTCCGATGGATTGAAAAATCATATCATTAATGGAGGTAGTGATTGGGTGTATGAAGAAGAATTTAAATTAGTACGTGCTTTTGAATGGAGTCCGGATGGAAAAAAAATTGCGTATTACCGTTTTGATGAATCCGATGTTACTGAATATACTTTACAAAAATTTGAGGGTAAACTGTATCCGGAAAATATCGTTTACAAATATCCCAAGGTAGGAGAGGTAAATTCCAGAGTTGAAATTTATATTTATGATTTGGAAACCAATACAACAGTGAAAGTAAAAACCGGTAGTCCGGAATATATTCCACGAATAAAATGGATTGATGCTGACTATTTAAGTGTGATCATTTTAAATCGTTTGCAAAATCAAATGTATTTATTAAAAGTAAATGCGCTTACCGGTGGATCTGAAATGTTGTTGTTCGAAGAGGCTGCAAAATATATTTTTATTAATGATGACCTTACTTTTTTATCCGAAGAAAAGGGATTTATATGGCGCAGTGAAAAAGATGGATATAGTCATCTCTATCATTTTGATATGAAAGGGAATCTAATAACTCAAATTACAAAGGGTGAATGGGAAGTGATGGAATTATTGGGATATGATGAAAAGCTTCAAACACTCTATTATATAAGTACAGAAAAATCTCCTCTCTACAAAAATGTATATAGCATCGGTTTGAATGGTAAGAATAATAAATTAATCAGCACAGCGAATGGAAACAACACAATTAAATTCAGCAAAGGCTTTAATTATTATATAAGTTATTATTCCAATTTTGCCACACCGGTGAAGATTACTCTGCATGATAAATCAGGTAAACAAATCAGAGTGCTGGAGGATAACGCAACGTTGAAAAACTTAATGACGAGCGCAGAAATAAATGCACCAGAGTTTTTTTCATTCGCCACTTCTGAAAACATTGCATTAAATGGCTGGATGATAAAACCACATGATTTTGATTCTACAAAAAAATATCCTGTCTTTATGTTTGTATATGGCGGTCCAGGTTATCAGCATGCAGCGGATGAATGGTTTGTAAGAAGCGGAGGTAATTATGCATGGTTTCAAATGTTGGCACAACAAGGATATATAATAGCAGGAGTAGATGGAAGAGGGTCAGGTGGAAGAGGCAGAGATTTCAGACAAATTACATATCAGAATCTTGGAAAATATGAAACTATAGATCAGATAGAAGCAGCGAAATGGTTAGGTACGCAATCATATGTAGATGCAAAACGTATTGGAATTTTTGGCTCCAGTTATGGTGGTTACTTAAGCTTACTGTGCTTAGAAAAAGGTAGGGATATTTTTAAAACAGCAATTGCAGTTGCACCTGTTACTAATTGGAAATATTATGATGATGTGTACACTGAAAGATATATGGGAACATTGGAAAGTAATCCCGGAGGTTACGATGCAAACTCACCAATTTTTTATACTGATTTAATACAAGGTAATTTATTATTGATACATGGTGCTGCGGATGATAATGTGCATTGGCAAAATACAGCGGAATTAATTTCGGCATTAGTTGCAAGTAATAAGCAGTTTGATTTAATGATCTATCCCGATAAAAATCATTCGCTCTCCGGAGGCAATACGAAATATCATGAGTATAAATTAATAACAGATTTTATTTTGGAAAATTTATAG
- a CDS encoding anion permease, with translation MDPILLVLLIVGFTIFMFAWEKIPIDITAMISMAMLLLSGLVTTKEGIAGFSNDATITILFLFLLSSAIENTGAINLMGRYMLKIAGRKPKVALLVVMLVSGAASAFLNNTAVIIILMPIVFKISRFNNISPTKLLMPMSFAAVVGGTCTVIGTSTNIIVSGISEAEGFGRFGMFEFTTIGLVLFAFYFVFMFFIGSRMLPARRSVDSLTENYELKDYLTEIVIEKDSRLIGKRFKQTVLIDDMHLEVIEITSHDGSIWLPDAYEILEAGDKLLVRGSRTDIAMIKAMKGVVFAPEELIEDLDLKSNETTLIEVVVAPNSSIARSSINEINFKDLYDAIPLALRRKGVLMNEKFSDMELRFGDDILLEVKKDSIDQLKRSYDFVFTQELDKVEFNPKKMYLSVAVLFGVILLAAFNILPIIVGALIGIIILVLADCITIREAYRQVDWKIIFVLACLIPLGTALTNSGAADQLAGSILDYLSDLGPLYILFFLFILTALTTSIMSNAATAVLLCPVAISLAAQMSLDPKPFLFTIMFAASTCYLTPVGYQGNILIYGPGNYKFADFVRVGGLFTVISMFVVVFMLYSIYF, from the coding sequence ATGGATCCAATTTTACTCGTTTTATTGATTGTAGGGTTTACTATATTCATGTTCGCATGGGAGAAAATTCCAATTGATATAACTGCAATGATTTCCATGGCCATGCTTTTATTAAGCGGCCTGGTAACAACTAAAGAAGGCATTGCAGGATTTAGCAATGATGCCACCATCACTATTTTATTTTTATTTCTATTGAGTTCGGCAATTGAAAATACCGGCGCCATAAATTTAATGGGCAGGTATATGTTGAAGATTGCTGGTCGCAAACCTAAAGTTGCACTTTTAGTAGTAATGCTAGTTTCAGGTGCAGCATCCGCATTTTTAAATAACACGGCTGTAATTATTATTTTGATGCCGATAGTTTTTAAAATTTCACGCTTTAATAATATCAGTCCCACAAAACTTTTGATGCCGATGTCTTTTGCGGCTGTAGTTGGTGGAACTTGTACCGTTATTGGAACATCCACAAACATTATTGTAAGTGGTATTTCCGAAGCAGAGGGTTTTGGCAGATTCGGCATGTTCGAGTTTACCACAATAGGATTGGTACTCTTTGCTTTTTATTTTGTGTTTATGTTTTTTATCGGCAGCAGAATGTTGCCTGCACGACGCAGTGTAGATTCATTGACGGAGAATTACGAATTAAAAGATTATCTCACAGAAATTGTAATTGAAAAAGACTCACGACTTATAGGAAAGCGATTTAAGCAAACAGTACTTATTGACGATATGCATTTGGAAGTAATTGAAATTACAAGTCATGATGGTTCCATTTGGTTACCGGATGCGTATGAAATTTTAGAAGCAGGTGATAAGTTGTTGGTGAGAGGAAGTCGCACGGATATCGCAATGATAAAAGCGATGAAAGGTGTTGTGTTTGCACCTGAAGAGTTGATTGAAGATCTGGATTTAAAAAGTAATGAGACCACGCTAATTGAAGTGGTGGTAGCACCAAACTCCAGCATTGCTAGGTCCAGTATCAACGAAATAAATTTTAAAGATTTATATGATGCCATTCCACTTGCATTGCGCAGAAAAGGGGTACTGATGAACGAAAAATTTTCTGATATGGAATTGCGCTTTGGCGATGATATATTATTAGAAGTAAAAAAAGATTCTATTGATCAACTAAAGCGCAGTTATGATTTTGTATTTACACAGGAGCTTGACAAGGTAGAATTTAATCCAAAGAAAATGTATCTGTCCGTTGCGGTTTTATTTGGGGTTATACTATTAGCAGCATTTAATATTCTTCCAATAATAGTAGGTGCACTTATCGGAATAATTATTTTAGTCCTTGCTGATTGTATAACTATTAGAGAGGCATACAGACAAGTGGACTGGAAAATAATTTTTGTACTTGCGTGTTTAATTCCGTTGGGAACTGCACTTACAAATTCCGGTGCCGCAGATCAACTTGCAGGAAGTATACTAGATTATTTATCTGACCTCGGGCCTTTGTATATTTTATTTTTTTTATTTATTCTTACTGCACTCACCACAAGCATTATGTCCAATGCAGCAACTGCAGTGTTGTTATGTCCAGTTGCAATTAGCCTAGCAGCACAAATGAGTTTGGATCCAAAACCATTTTTATTTACCATCATGTTTGCTGCAAGCACATGTTATTTAACACCCGTTGGATATCAGGGAAACATTTTAATATACGGTCCCGGCAATTACAAATTCGCTGACTTTGTAAGAGTAGGTGGTTTATTTACTGTAATCAGTATGTTCGTGGTTGTATTTATGCTTTATTCCATTTACTTTTAA
- the sppA gene encoding signal peptide peptidase SppA: protein MRDFFRSFFASLLALIVFIILLIILAGGIVSSLTNKLEGTKTSVQPNSILELNLNYAIPEQTQIYSPTDIVFSGLDFRNPLGLNDVLFAINKAKDDNNIKGIYINLGLNMNGYATLQEVRDALTSFESSGKFIVAYGEMVNQASYFVGSVANQMYLNPSGFLEFKGYSATWSFYKGTLDKLNMNVQIFYDGKFKSATEPLRNSEMSEENKTQLREYLVGLYNHNLSQIVNSRGKTIDEYKLIADAFPGWSAYNVLEKGLVDGVKYKDEVIDVLREKIGVGAEVEVPIIKLDDYFSTLTKEQSYRGDNTIAIVYANGDIVDGEGSRGNIGSAAFTKIFEDIRKNKDIKAVVFRVNSPGGSATASDVIWREIEITKKKIPVIVSMGDYAASGGYMISANASKIYAHPNTLTGSIGVFMILPEISEFMDSKIGVTFDTVKTSPYADFPSITRPVSADESVLLQSAVDTVYYNFKKMVANGRGLTMEQVEEIAQGRIWLGITAKELGLVDELGGIDEAIAGAAGMVGLTSYKVKEYPEIKPTLFESLMKSMGSETEASVMEKNLGILYPHYKTLEQLIERPSIQTRLPYTLKIE, encoded by the coding sequence ATGCGAGATTTTTTCCGTTCCTTTTTTGCCAGCCTGTTGGCTTTAATTGTTTTTATAATTCTGCTTATCATTTTAGCAGGTGGTATCGTTTCTTCTTTAACAAATAAATTAGAAGGTACAAAAACAAGTGTGCAACCCAATTCTATTTTAGAGCTTAATCTTAACTATGCAATTCCTGAACAAACACAGATTTATTCACCAACGGATATTGTGTTTTCAGGCCTTGATTTTAGAAATCCCCTTGGCTTAAATGATGTGTTGTTCGCAATTAATAAAGCAAAAGATGATAACAACATCAAAGGTATTTATATCAATTTGGGATTGAATATGAATGGGTACGCCACCTTGCAGGAAGTGCGGGATGCATTAACTTCTTTTGAAAGCAGTGGGAAGTTTATTGTTGCGTATGGAGAAATGGTTAATCAGGCTTCTTATTTTGTAGGTAGTGTTGCAAATCAAATGTATTTAAATCCATCGGGCTTTTTGGAATTTAAAGGATACAGTGCAACATGGTCTTTTTATAAAGGTACTCTCGATAAATTAAATATGAATGTGCAAATATTTTACGACGGGAAATTTAAAAGTGCTACCGAACCTTTGCGCAATAGTGAAATGAGTGAAGAGAATAAAACTCAACTGCGTGAATACTTAGTAGGATTGTATAATCATAATCTTTCTCAAATTGTTAATTCCAGAGGTAAAACAATTGACGAGTATAAATTGATAGCAGATGCATTTCCAGGATGGAGTGCTTATAATGTTTTGGAAAAAGGTTTGGTAGATGGAGTGAAATATAAAGATGAAGTGATAGATGTGTTGCGTGAAAAAATTGGTGTCGGTGCAGAAGTGGAAGTGCCAATAATTAAACTTGATGATTATTTCAGCACCTTAACAAAAGAACAATCTTATCGTGGCGATAATACAATTGCCATCGTGTATGCAAATGGTGATATAGTGGATGGAGAAGGAAGCAGAGGCAATATTGGCTCAGCAGCTTTTACAAAAATATTTGAAGACATTAGAAAAAATAAGGATATAAAAGCAGTTGTATTTCGGGTGAACTCTCCCGGAGGAAGTGCAACCGCAAGTGATGTGATTTGGCGTGAGATTGAAATCACCAAAAAGAAAATTCCTGTAATAGTTTCTATGGGTGATTATGCTGCTTCCGGTGGTTATATGATTTCCGCCAATGCATCTAAAATTTATGCGCATCCAAATACATTAACCGGCTCTATCGGTGTGTTTATGATTTTACCGGAGATTTCGGAATTTATGGATTCAAAAATCGGCGTTACTTTCGATACAGTGAAGACTTCTCCATATGCGGATTTTCCGAGTATTACCCGTCCTGTAAGTGCAGATGAAAGTGTGTTACTTCAAAGTGCAGTGGATACGGTGTATTATAATTTTAAAAAGATGGTGGCCAATGGAAGAGGATTAACTATGGAGCAGGTAGAAGAAATTGCACAAGGAAGAATTTGGTTGGGAATTACTGCAAAAGAACTCGGCCTAGTAGATGAACTCGGTGGTATTGATGAAGCAATTGCAGGGGCTGCTGGAATGGTAGGCTTAACAAGTTATAAAGTGAAAGAATATCCCGAAATAAAACCTACATTATTTGAATCATTAATGAAGAGTATGGGTAGTGAAACTGAAGCAAGTGTAATGGAGAAGAATTTAGGAATATTATATCCGCACTATAAAACATTGGAGCAATTAATTGAGCGTCCTTCTATCCAGACACGTTTGCCTTACACCTTAAAAATTGAATAA
- the glsA gene encoding glutaminase A yields the protein MMKSNVISSLKKLGAAVSLFLATFSIGYSQMDYQKVVDEAFAKFKDLKEGANADYIPELAKVDPNIYGIALVTVDGKIYTAGDLKSEVSIQSISKVFTMAQVIEEQGSQAIEDKIGVDATGMRFNSIVAVELQKGKEINPLVNPGAIAATSLIKGNTYKEKWDNILAVHEAFAGRELKVDVPVYESEAATNQRNQAIAQLLLAYGRMYFDPAEATDIYTKQCAIGVNAKDLAVMASTLANGGTNPITKTKVVSPSTVSHTLPVMATAGLYDDSGKWLYNVGLPGKSGVGGGVIAVCPGKFGIAVISPPLDAAGNSVKAQKTIEYVVNKLGANPYSIQPK from the coding sequence ATGATGAAATCAAATGTAATCTCAAGCTTGAAAAAATTAGGAGCAGCAGTTTCTCTTTTCTTAGCAACATTTTCCATTGGCTATAGCCAAATGGATTATCAAAAAGTGGTGGATGAAGCCTTTGCAAAATTTAAAGATTTAAAAGAAGGCGCAAATGCAGACTATATTCCGGAGCTTGCGAAAGTAGATCCGAATATTTATGGTATTGCATTAGTAACAGTAGATGGAAAAATATATACTGCAGGAGATTTGAAATCAGAAGTTTCTATTCAATCTATTTCTAAAGTATTTACTATGGCTCAGGTAATTGAAGAACAAGGATCTCAGGCAATTGAGGATAAGATTGGTGTGGATGCAACAGGTATGCGTTTCAATTCCATTGTTGCTGTTGAACTACAAAAAGGCAAAGAAATAAATCCGTTGGTTAATCCGGGTGCAATCGCTGCAACAAGTTTAATTAAAGGAAATACCTATAAAGAAAAATGGGATAATATACTTGCCGTACATGAAGCATTTGCAGGAAGAGAATTAAAAGTAGATGTACCTGTTTATGAAAGTGAAGCTGCTACCAATCAACGCAATCAAGCAATTGCACAATTGCTGTTAGCGTATGGTAGAATGTATTTTGATCCTGCCGAAGCAACAGATATTTACACAAAACAATGTGCTATTGGTGTGAATGCAAAAGACCTTGCAGTAATGGCTTCTACACTTGCTAACGGTGGCACAAACCCAATTACAAAAACGAAAGTTGTTTCTCCTTCTACTGTTTCTCATACTTTACCTGTAATGGCAACTGCCGGCCTATATGATGATTCAGGAAAATGGTTGTACAATGTTGGATTACCAGGCAAGAGTGGTGTTGGCGGCGGAGTAATTGCCGTGTGTCCCGGTAAATTTGGTATAGCTGTTATTTCACCTCCATTAGATGCGGCAGGCAATAGTGTGAAAGCACAAAAAACAATTGAATATGTGGTCAATAAATTAGGTGCAAATCCATATTCAATTCAACCGAAATAA
- a CDS encoding T9SS type A sorting domain-containing protein, whose protein sequence is MKTKFTFTLLIICNIMLHAQSVFFNSNHLNTNNHQYLQNKEQVMDYRLINFIIEDYELGDWVSSDSVIYSYDDDLPYGHGNFDFIQFQNYSSEPLFYICEYFQYSAEWVPAVKYYNNFNSDDLRFAQNIDSWDGTDYAGDGRIEYTYNIDNSISTIITLDYSGGDYDSLYKQKYNYSADQLVNITSQYYTTEWENDAIEVYSYNSDGLVETTTYQYWTGSTWADTYRLISNYDEDGNLIEEINQDYAPGWETEGRYVYNYNASGFLNEVKTQLYDGLDYLDYQKFAFVEFENGMPATNTISYWDGFVWNLSLKATMEYEAYDDGTVAIDNPLFNKNFNVYPNPASDVMSIEFTSNSGSIVSLIITNNAGEIVNRQTFKAVQGNNQITKSISELPAGMYHLSLIQNGVKETHSFIIQ, encoded by the coding sequence ATGAAAACCAAATTTACTTTTACTCTACTTATTATTTGCAATATCATGTTGCATGCACAGTCTGTTTTCTTTAATAGCAACCATTTAAATACTAACAATCATCAGTATCTGCAAAACAAAGAACAGGTTATGGATTACCGGTTAATTAACTTTATTATAGAAGATTATGAGTTAGGCGATTGGGTATCCTCCGACAGTGTTATTTATTCATATGATGATGATCTACCTTACGGACATGGTAATTTTGATTTCATTCAATTCCAAAATTATTCGTCAGAACCACTATTTTATATTTGTGAATATTTTCAATATAGTGCTGAATGGGTGCCTGCAGTTAAATACTATAACAATTTTAATAGCGATGATCTTCGGTTTGCACAAAATATTGATTCCTGGGATGGGACTGATTATGCTGGTGATGGAAGAATTGAATATACCTATAATATAGATAATTCAATTTCAACAATAATTACTTTAGATTATAGCGGAGGAGATTATGATTCTTTATATAAGCAGAAGTATAATTATTCAGCAGATCAATTAGTAAATATCACTTCTCAATACTATACAACAGAATGGGAGAATGATGCAATAGAAGTTTATAGTTATAATTCGGATGGACTAGTTGAAACAACAACTTATCAATACTGGACCGGATCAACATGGGCAGATACTTACCGATTAATTTCTAATTATGATGAAGATGGTAATCTAATTGAAGAAATTAATCAGGATTATGCGCCCGGATGGGAAACTGAAGGACGATATGTATATAATTACAATGCAAGTGGATTTTTAAATGAAGTAAAGACACAACTATATGATGGGTTAGATTATTTAGATTATCAAAAATTTGCTTTCGTTGAATTTGAAAATGGAATGCCAGCTACAAATACTATTTCTTATTGGGATGGATTTGTTTGGAATTTAAGTTTAAAGGCGACAATGGAATATGAAGCCTATGATGATGGAACCGTTGCAATTGACAATCCATTATTTAATAAAAATTTCAATGTTTATCCAAATCCTGCAAGTGATGTGATGTCTATTGAATTTACTTCGAACTCCGGTTCTATAGTTTCATTAATCATAACAAATAATGCAGGAGAAATTGTAAACAGACAAACATTTAAAGCGGTACAAGGTAACAATCAAATTACCAAATCCATTTCTGAATTACCTGCGGGTATGTATCATTTATCTCTAATTCAAAATGGAGTAAAAGAAACACATTCATTTATTATTCAATAA
- a CDS encoding bifunctional 3-deoxy-7-phosphoheptulonate synthase/chorismate mutase type II encodes MKGKDLKITPVDQWGYNFKHPLIMAGPCSAETEEQVHETAKQLATYNIDILRAGIWKPRTRPNSFEGIGSVGLKWLKDAGHENKIPTAVEVANTKHVFEALRVGIDILWIGARTTVNPFAVQEICDALEGVDIPVLVKNPINPDLELWIGAFERLNGAGITKLAAIHRGFSTHEKTKYRNIPRWNLPIELHRRYPELAIICDPSHICGNRHMLREVAQTALDIGFEGIHLESHITPDKALSDAQQQVTPEVFGEIIASLVTRENIDHNPEAENQLDELRGRIDGIDKYLLELLSERMDVVREIGKYKFASNLAIVQPSRWNEIVETRKEMSERKNLTHKFIAELFHAIHKESIFHQTETMKQLEQEIMNLKDNTSS; translated from the coding sequence ATGAAAGGCAAAGACCTCAAAATCACACCCGTTGACCAATGGGGATATAATTTCAAACATCCTCTTATCATGGCTGGTCCATGCAGTGCAGAAACAGAAGAGCAAGTGCATGAAACTGCTAAACAATTAGCAACTTATAATATTGATATTTTAAGGGCCGGAATCTGGAAGCCAAGAACACGTCCAAATTCATTTGAAGGCATAGGCTCTGTTGGATTGAAATGGTTGAAAGATGCAGGTCATGAGAATAAAATTCCTACAGCAGTTGAAGTTGCAAATACGAAACATGTTTTTGAAGCATTGCGAGTTGGAATAGATATTTTATGGATAGGTGCCCGCACCACAGTAAATCCATTTGCAGTGCAAGAGATTTGCGATGCATTAGAAGGTGTGGATATTCCTGTACTTGTAAAAAATCCAATTAACCCCGATCTCGAATTATGGATTGGTGCTTTTGAAAGATTGAATGGTGCTGGAATTACAAAACTTGCCGCTATACATCGTGGATTTTCAACTCATGAAAAAACAAAATACAGAAATATTCCACGTTGGAATCTTCCAATTGAATTACATCGCCGTTATCCTGAGTTAGCAATTATTTGCGATCCAAGTCATATTTGTGGCAACAGACATATGTTGCGTGAAGTTGCACAAACAGCATTAGATATTGGTTTTGAAGGAATACATTTAGAAAGTCATATAACACCGGATAAAGCATTGAGCGATGCCCAACAACAAGTAACGCCGGAAGTGTTCGGAGAAATAATTGCTTCATTAGTAACCAGAGAAAATATTGATCATAATCCTGAAGCTGAAAATCAGCTGGATGAGTTGAGAGGACGTATTGATGGAATAGATAAATATTTATTGGAATTACTTAGCGAGCGCATGGATGTGGTTCGTGAAATCGGTAAATATAAATTTGCAAGTAATCTTGCGATTGTTCAACCAAGTCGCTGGAATGAAATAGTAGAAACAAGAAAAGAGATGAGTGAGCGTAAAAATCTTACACATAAATTCATTGCAGAATTATTTCATGCAATTCACAAAGAATCTATTTTTCATCAAACGGAAACTATGAAGCAATTGGAACAAGAGATTATGAATTTGAAAGACAATACTTCATCCTAA
- a CDS encoding YbjN domain-containing protein: MSSPQQVLDYVKEFINGVGIDPATCWNEQNQAYYLYKGSARIELFISSHAQPDGSTRHFLRIFSGLMLVPVANREKFYRRCLEVSDQSLGVKLTVRPDATPDNDWVYATYERDIHGIDFGETKTCIEDMALWSDWLDDTLQKEFTAAGPSSNQ; this comes from the coding sequence ATGTCAAGTCCACAACAAGTATTAGATTATGTGAAGGAATTTATCAACGGCGTTGGTATTGATCCTGCCACCTGTTGGAATGAGCAGAACCAAGCCTACTATCTTTATAAAGGCTCCGCAAGAATTGAATTATTTATTTCAAGTCATGCACAACCGGATGGATCCACCCGACATTTTCTTCGCATATTCAGCGGACTAATGTTAGTGCCAGTGGCAAATCGTGAAAAATTTTACAGACGTTGTCTTGAAGTAAGTGATCAGAGCTTAGGCGTAAAACTTACAGTACGTCCTGATGCAACTCCTGACAACGATTGGGTATATGCAACTTACGAAAGAGATATTCATGGAATTGATTTCGGTGAAACAAAAACTTGCATAGAAGATATGGCACTCTGGTCGGATTGGTTAGATGATACATTGCAAAAAGAATTTACAGCGGCAGGTCCGTCAAGTAATCAGTAA